The genomic stretch ataataaatgaggacaagaaggaaccctcattcacaaCTGGTGAGAATCCAAATAGATGCCTCTAGAGAAGACAGGATGGAGAACTCCCAGTAAAAATAAATCTGGGGGCTGAGAGACAGTTCAACAGGACTGGAGGGAATTTTTTGCATATAGAAAgcctgggttggatctctggtACAGCTTAGTCCCCTGAGGCACCAGGGGAAGAAGATccaaagcacagagctgggagtagcctcctCGCACAGCCAGATATAACCACCATTCCAATAAAAGAACACAtaatcggggccgggtaggtggcgctagaggtaaggtgtctgccttgcaagcgctagccaaggaaggaccgtggttcgatcccccggcgtcccatatggtccccccaagccaggggcgatttctgagcacatagccaggagtaacccctgagcgtcaaacgggtgtggcccaaaaacaaaaaaaaaaaaaaaagaacacataatcatccagctatttcactcctaggcacctgtcccaaaaataaaaaacgatTCTTCAAAAAGAtctatgcacacctatgttcattgtagcactgttGACAATACCAGGAttgggaaacaacccaagtgcctgatgACAGATGAGTGCATAAAGTAGACATGtcatttatacacaatggaatactactcagctctaagaaaagataaaatcttgccatttgcaataatatagatggaactagaagaggtcatgccaagtgaaataaatcagaagcagaaagacaaataccagatgatctcccTCATTAGTTAGATGTAGCGATACAAAGCAAGGTAATAGAAAGgtacaaaagaaaacagaaccttGGACTCTGACCCCAAAATTTCAATTACCAGAGTTGACAGAGGAGGAGGTAATTAGTGAGGAAGTGAACTGCGGCAAGAGATATTGTAACTTTAGTGGTGGGCACACCGTGGTAATATATTTTGAAGTAGGTGAAACAATAATCTTAAAATGTATGCAACTTTGGGCCAAAATGTGGATAACAGTGGTAGAGTTCTTGATTTGTATGTTGCTAACCCAGGTtttgtccctggcaccacatatgatcctttaAACtcaagcaggagtgatccctgatttcagagctaggagtaagtcgtgagcatggctgggtgtggcccaaaactgaaaGTATGAAGCCTTGCAAGGAATTACCTCAATAAATaacttaggggccgggtaggtggcgctggaggtaaggtgtctgccttgcaagcgctagccaaggaaggaccgcggttcgatcccccggcgtcccatatggtccccccaagccaggggcgatttctgagcacatagccaggagtaacccctgagcgtcaaacgggtgtggcccaaaaaccaaaaaaaaaaaaaaaaaaaaaaaaaaaaaaaaaaaaaaaaataaataacttaaataaatgttatatattatagatatcataatgtataatataaatatataaaaatatatcctgGTTTATACTATGCATATTGATCACTAACACTACTTAAATATTCAGTCATAGATtactgaacaaataaaatatgcttcATCTATCCACCAAAATATTGTACAGGCCtcaaaaatcaataaagtagAAGGGGATAATACATATCTAGTTTATAATTAAGTTTATAGGGGTATCagtgagatagtataggaggtgaGACActtactttgccttgcatgtggctgacccctaACTCCAGCTCTATCTATAACGTCCGGTGTACTtccaggcattactcctgagcacagaagcagaaacAGACCCTGAGAATCACCTGGTATATCCCTCCCAAATCAACTGTAGGTGAgactaagatttttaaaatatgaaggaaTTTAACTAGAGAATGCCAAATGTATAGTACTTAACTAATAAAATGAGGAAAGCAAAAGGGACACCTTTTCCTGAGGCAGTTTTCTGCAGCCTAAATGAAAATAGGCTCCTGTTTCCTTTCTAGGAATATCCAATGCCCCTTCAAACTCAATATGATGTTAGAGCTGTCAGGAAGTCTACCTTGACCCCAGAAGTGGCTTCAAAATCTTTTTCTATGCTTTGACCCTGTGTCAACTTCACAGTCTCATAGCACTTAGTACCATGCTGTCCTTGAACTGATTAGCAATCAGTTGCCTGGCCTGCTCAGAATCTAGCAGCAggcctggtaaaaaaaaaaaaaaaggttcttcatgaatggatggatgatggatggtggATGACGGGTAAGTGGATGGCTgtgtgatggatggatgggtgaatgatgAATGGACGCATATATGAGTGCAAAGAGTGGCATCAGAAAATAAATGTGGGAATGAATAGCTCAGAGATTCCATTCTCCTGAGAGTTTAGGTGATGTTTTTCCCCCCTAGCTAGGGATCACAGTGGACTGTCAGCATTCATGCAAGCAGCAGCAGAGGGATTAAAATCAGCTTCACAAATGCCCAGGCCAGTATATCACTGGAAATAATTGAATATCACtctcttataaatatatatatatacatatatatgcaagtAAAACTACTtagaaaacaaaagacagaagAGTGTATAATATAGTACACTAATGCTGGTGGGCTCCACAAAGAACAAATGTGATCATGGAAGAATTTCTCATTGTATTAAATTCTGAAAAGTatgcataaaatttattattttctttatttccaaatattCTACTTCTTATAATGACTTGTGTAAAGTAAACTTCAAGACCAAAGACTACGATACCTTTGGTTACTCTAGTCTTTGTAGTAAGTTCCTTCTGGCTTTAAAGCatgatgtcttcttttatttagttGTTATCTTAAAATAACATTCTGAAAAAAGACAAACTTGTTGCTCTTGTATAAAATGTATAGTTTCCTTGCTTGCAGGaggttctctttcctttttaacatTTATGGTTTATGTGAATGCTTCTACTCAACATTTCTGATTGTTACTGGATATGACATCAGCCAGAAAGATTGTTAAAGTGCACACATCTCAGACCCCGAGAGCAGTGGGTATAGGTGGGGCCCTGACATCTTCATTTCGATGTTACTGTAGGAGGGGCTGGCGAGACGGTATAGGgatttaggtgcttgccttgcagtatGTGCTCAACCCCAGTTTGAGCCCAatacacatatggttccctgaacactagtAGGAGTGacctatgagcacagagccaggactagcccctgatAACCACCAGGTATAATGCAAGCCCCTTCCACTGGCCCTTAAAAGGCCCATAAATTGTTACCACAGATTCAGGCACAAGTGGAACAAAACCACTCTTTCACATGTATCCCTAACATGTTAAAGAAAcagtattttttcaataaaatgacaactgaaggagccggagagatagcaccgtggtagaatgtttgtcttgcatgcagaaggacagtagtttgaatcccagcatcctatatggtcccttgagcctgccaggggcgatttctgagtgtagacccaggagtagcccctgaacgctgccgggtatgacccaaaaaccagaaaataataaaaaaaaatgacaactgaAATATAATCTCTCCTATGATGACCCCTCCCTGCAAACATGCATGCACGctcgctcacacacacacacacacacacacacacacacacacaatgaagttGTTCTTTATTCTCTCATCTTGTCTTCTGTCAACTTTTTGGGATGAAATCCAAGGTTGTACCTAGTCCAATGCACCAAGTTGTGAGATCAAAGTGCACATGACAGAAACAAAGCACATAGCAGTTGTTTTACTTTCTTTGGCTTAGGGATCATGTCTGCCAGTCATGAGTTCCCAGTCTTCTCTTCTCTGGCCCACATCAAGCTCAGAGGTGGATGAACATGGTGCCAGCCCCCTCAACTGAACTGTTGTCTGCTAAGTCTAGAGAGAGCTTAGTTTATTTTTAGATGTGTGAGAGTTGTGAGAGTTCCCAGAATTTTCCCAGGACCTCTGACAAACCCTGAGTTCAGCGAACCACCAAGAGATAAGAAAGCCTTGAAACAGTTTTCTGCAAGCCTGGATCAGATAAACATCCCAGTGGATGTTTAGATCAATCCTCCAAAGTGAATGGGAAGGGACCTACCACCGGAAGTGACTCCAGGCTACCCTCTGGTGGCAGGTGCTGTCCAGCCTCCAGTTTCCTGATTATTCATTCATGAAAACCACTGATGTGGTCCCAACACAATGTGTTTCCACTCATGAGCTAGGAAATAGAGGCCAAAAGTGCTATGGGTGGCAAAAACGATACAGAGTTAGAATCCTAAACCATCCCTGATAAAAATCTATCCCTGATAAAATCTAGAACTTTTGAGAAAGGTCACTGCTCCCACACACAGGAAAATCCAGACCAGAAATCCTCGTAACAGTTTGGGCCAGCTTGAGGACTGTCCCAAACACACTGAGAAGACAGAATCTGAAGTACAGAGAAGGCTGAGAGAAACTAAAGACAGTTTACTGGTGGGTGCTCTGCAGCCACTGAGAGAACAATCAGGGGAACAATCAGGGGTAGGGGGGTGGCCATGACACAGTCCTTTCAATAAAGAACTTCTGAGAAGTGCCTGAATCTTACAGCTGAATTTTTCTGCTTTAGAGgtcagtgaaaaataaaatctttagccAGAGATGAATGTGGCCTGGTTTAAAGTAGGGGAGATGCATTTGATGGCATTTTTGGGTCCCTTCCAACCCTCCAAGTAGAGACTCATTTAACAGTCCTGTGAATAGGCAAGATGGGATAAtatgaataaaagcaaaaaccaatTTACTTCTAAGACCCAGACAAAATTGACCTCGCCTGCCCATGAACACTGCTGTCACAGGACTGAAGTGCAGTTCTGGGATTTCAAGTTCACTGATGACAGAGGCCTTTAATGGAAGCTGCTTGCCGGGCTAATGGTCAGGTCCTGAATGGAAATTCTGAGATCAATAGGCCTTTCTAAATTCAGAAAATCAAGGCTGCACCTAAAGCTTAATGGGCTGATAAGAACAGCAAATACATACTAGCCATTCCTCTCTTCCCTGGCAGGCATTTAATTGGTTCACTTTTCCTAGAAGTTAATGTTGTCATTTCATGCAACTTTTGGGAACACGTGAGCAAGGAGAGGTAACAAATGGTTCACAGAAAATCCATGAAAGAGCTTCAGAAAACTAAGCATGACCTCATTCTAAACAGCTTCATTTTCAAAGACTGGTAGACTAGTGTTGCCACGCTCTAGTACCGGAAGGTCTCTCAGCACCTGTGGGAGttacccccaagcacagaaccagtattCCATACCCTCTCCTTCCcaccacaaaagcaacaaaagTAGTTAATGAAATACACTCCTGAGATTCTCCTCTGTTGAAAAGAAGTCCCTATGCCTCTCGAATTTCCTAACTGAATCAAATATCCCTGAGTCAGGTATAggcattttattttaggaaaaaacttgaattttatctttgtattttaatatgaaaattatttcttcttaCATGTTTATTGCCCTGAGCATGACAATAAATCTCTAATCAGATTAATTCTTCCTTGTATTTGGCTTTTATAAAATAGGAAAGCTCAAATAACACAACAGGGAAATGAAAAGACCTTATGAAAATAAACAAGAGCCAGAGATGAAGTATAATAGGAATTAATGTGCATATTTTACATCCGTCCCTCTGACACCATCCCTGACActagttcgatccctagcactacatggcCACTCAAGCACCATTagaatcactcctgagtacaCAATCAGGaacagtctctgagcaccacttatTGTGGCCCAAGccactcctcaaaaaaaaaacaggaatcaaaTTAGCAACATATCTTAAAAACAGATCAAATGCTCGTGGTTAGTAGATAAATATttgtctgcttttctttttccctccatgTCCAGCTCTGCAGAAGACTTTCCTGTGAGTTAAAGGATCTTCTACTTAACTCCATGGCTCTTAGGCACAGTCAAACTCCACTTCAGCAAAAGTCCTACATGGAACAAAAGTATATCAGAATTGTCCATTTGAGCAGAAACACACATTGTTAATTAGCCATCAATGGTGACTGATGAGGATGCCCTTTCCCTGCATGTCTCCTGCAATAAAAACGAATGTTATTGGCATTGCTTGTTTTGTCTCTCAGCATTCTCAGTCATATGTGtattctcaaaactaaaaatgtcTGTTCTTCTCATAACCATCTCAAATATCTAGCACCTTGATTCTTCTAGCCTTCTAAGCAGATAAGGAGGCATCACATGGCAATTCTTGACCAACCAGAGTTTACCACTAAGGTCTGAGTGCAAGTGGGCCCAATGATGCCTCAGATTTCTTAGGCCTTCCAATGAtgctgagggagggaggaaaggggatcCAGGGCTATATGGAGTGACACTTTGAGACCCTGAGGTGCTGGGtctcaaacctgagttggctaaaTACAAGGCATGCACTTTAACTGGGTTGGTACCTAGCAGCCAAACTGTAGCTTGCTGTCCCATATGAGTGTGAAAGTAGTTTTAAAAAAAGTCTCTAATacctgttttaaaataaattcataatttaCTAGCAGTAAACTTTTGGTTTGCACACCTATTTTATATACCTCTATACCCAAcatgacataaaaatatattaaaaaagaggtCACAATTAGAAAAAGTTGAAGAAGCCCTGTTCTAGCAGAGTTTTGTTATGTTGCTCAGTTTAAACTGAGCTAAGATTTTGTTATAAGTACATCAGGCTAAAACAAGGAAAACAAGGGGCCTCTGGTTCTTAACATATAAATtacattaatattataaattatcataatattagttacttaatataaaataaattctgaagtAGAAACCATAATGAAGGGATCATTAATATCTTAAAATCTtaagtttgggggccggagcgacagtacagtggtaaggtgtttgccttgcacggggccaatACAGGATAAACTCCatttcgaataccagcatcccaatggtcccccaagcctgcaggagtgacttctgagtgcagagccaggagtaacccttgagcgccgccgggtaggacccaaaaaaacaaacaaaaatcttaaatttgGAAAAGGTATTATTTTAAGTGAGCATTCTTGGGAACAGAGAGgtccaggggttaaggcacttgcttgcatgagCTAGCCCTGGCTCCGTCCTTGGCACTACCtggtcccatgagcacctccATGGGTCCCATGAGCACCTCCCATGAGCCATcctcaagcacagaaccaggagatgtggtctgaaaaccaaaaaacaaagaagcatcctGTTACTTATCAATATGAACCAGAAAAGAAAGTACTAAATGACTTTGCTAATTTTAAACAATCCCCTTGAACTTAAACTCTGCCctggaagagaataaaatattatataaacagGCTGATCAACAGGCTGTTGACATCATTTCTCACCTATAGCCAAGGAATTGCTGTTTGCTCTGCAGTCTGCAAAAGAACTCAAGGAACCGATAAATCTACTTTTCCCCCACACCCACCATCCTGCACCCCTGTTAAGACTCCAGGGTACTTCCTTATTGCATATCTCATTAGTACCCACTTAGTAAATGTCCCCATGCTGACTTTGTACAATCCCTCCATGCCCAGCACTGAGGACTTTGACTTCTTATGCTTCACTCATAAGGAGCAGAATAAAGTAGTGTGGTGGGAGGGACATGTTATAGTGAGAGAGTGGAGGGGGGAAACATTGGGTGGCCTAGTTAATCCAATGATAATTTTAAATCTTGTCAACCAAAAAGGTATTAGTCAATATAGGAAATGGGATGGCTAGAGGTGGGAGATAGTAAACGTTAAAAGGAAGTTTCCCTTCACCTATGGGTAGGAGGGAAGAAGCTATAAGGGAAAGTGAAATGGAAACTGCTGAAATTGGTGAttggaaatgcacactggtggaGGTTTTTGTACATTGaatgattgtaactcaatcatgaacaactttatctgttaaaacaaacaaacaaacaaccaggCGCCAAAGCAGTAGTGCAACGgtacagcttttgccttgcatgcggctgactcaggacagaccttggttagatctccggcatcccatatggtccccatgccaagataggtttctgagtgcatagccagaagtaacccgagtgtcaccctggtgtggcccaaaaaccaaaaaaccaaaaaacaaccagtacaatcttgtaaccatggtgtttaaatacaaacttaaaatattgagaaaaaaaaaaaaaaaggaagctccTTAGCCAGAAAACTAATCTCTTTGGCACTTCACCTATCCTTAAAATGATGGCAAGACCACAAAGGTCCTCACCCACAAGGATTGAGGAGCTGCTGGAATAGTTTTAGAGAGGCCCAGCAACAGATTACAGAGCAGAAGGAGGCCCCAATAAAGGTTCCAAGGTTCCAGTTTTAGATTTCAACCAGGAACAAATAAATTGGACAGAGAATGCCAAAGAGATAAGACCAGGTCATCATACAGAAAGTCAGATGGTACAAGGATAGGAATAAGTTGACATAATTTGAACTGGGCATTAGGGAAGCTGAGTGACATCATAAACTGGTAATGAGAGATCTGGAGGTTGAGGAGAGACCTAGACCAATCAATGGATTAACTTTTTAAGCATCTGAATTTTATACACAAATTTTTCACAAAATATACATGGACCCACTAACTTATAGATAAATTCACTTTGTGGTAACAGGCAATAGGAATTGTTGCAGAAAAGTGAATTactgttgttgggccacaccttgcagtactcagggctcaatCCTGAGTCTATGCTCAggaacattcctggcaggctcagaggaccatatattgtgctagggatccaacctgggtcaacaGTGGGCAAGATAAGAACCTTAtacactttactatctctctttcCCCAAAAAGAGAATGTTTCAAAGATACtttatatttcaacatcaatgtCTCCATAAagcaagacagaaaaaagaaaaccaaaaaatacaactgacaaattcaacaaaacaaaaaacttacatGTTAAAAGGCAAACACATTTACTTTTAATGATAGTCTCCTTTTTGAAGATGTCATTTTACAAATTGCCTGAGACCCATAGGGATTTTTTCCACAAAGccaagttcaaaaataaaaaggcagcaGCAGATTGGATGGACAGGGGAAGCAAGTGGGAGAGGTACGAGGTCCCAAAGATAAGCTTAGTCTTGAGTTTTGTCCTGGACTCAAACCCATGAATTTATGCCCACGGGTAGCAGGGCCCATCTTTGGCAGCTGCAGGCCCCAAAAGTTCAAGCTTATCTCCTCTCCCGGGGTCTGAACAATAAATCGCGTTCAAAGTGCTCTGCAGTCAGTGTGCCCTGGATGGCTTCACAGCCTGGGTTGAACACCGAGTAGGCACTTCTCTCTCCTGCCTTCCTCTCCTCAGGACTCCGCATGCATGCGTACATCCAGTAGAACAAGGATAGGACGAAATAGGCCAAGCCAAATTCCAGTTCCACGAAGAAGCCCAGGAGGACCAGCCAGAGCAGCACCTTCAAGATGGTAATTTTGGTCAAGAGCGACTGGTCCTTTGGCTTTGGTGGTGGCATAGGCAGAGAGGGCTGTGATGAGCTGTTTCCCAGTTGAGCCTGGACTGCTTCCTaggacacaaaacaaacaaatggaagaaTAAAGGGTAATGGGGAGGAGAGGATCCAAACAAACCTGGAGGGGCATTTCTCTCACCGCTCAGGCACACTTCCGGCTcattgatttctattttcttgccCTGTTCTCTACAATAATCATTCTTCCTGCCCCCCGAAGAATTAAAGGGCTCTGCTCAAACTGAATCTGAACTGCTCAGCATTTAGTGAGATGTGACCCCATAAAAACCTTACAGCATTCAGATGGATTCCATTCACAGCAGACATTTCCTCGGATTAGTCAGCTGCTAACAAGGACTCATTTAGGCCCCCACAGAAACTCCCCAGTAATTGATTATACAATAGTTGAGCATATGCTTCATTTCAAGGTCAATAGGAGTTTGCTGATTGGATTAGGTGAACTAAAATGCCGTGAGTGACATGATTCTAAAATGGAGACTATAtcagaagcagaaaaaaaaatcctttgcacctatttttaaaaatcatttaaaaatctatCTTTTGCCCATCCTACAGAGTCACCTCAGACCAGGCAGGACTTCCTCCTAACTGAATATCCAAGATATGTGATGTACAGTGGCCAATTGAATTTCCTGAAATACCTATAAAACTCCTGTTTACAAACCTTCCACAGATTGTCATGGCCTACAGGTTAAAATCCACACCTTTGGGTTAAAATCTAAGGCCTTTGTTTATTGAACAGTTAGAAATCCCAGAACATAGTCGGTGTGACAGtgcagtgagtaggacatttgccttgcacacatctgatccaggttcaatccccagcatcccatatggttccagaacccaccaggagtaatttgtgagcacagagccaagagcaacccctaagtatcaatgggagtgcccccccccaaaaaaaagaaaggtgaaggCACAGGACTTTTGGACTACAGAAACAGAAGCAGAACAACTATCAGTAGTTCATGCAGGAAGCCCAGGCCAGCATTGAGTGGAGATAAAGAAGTCAATGAAAAGAGCCAGATTGATgcgcagtgggcagggcatttaccttgcatatgactaacatggattatggtcccctaaacctaccaggagtaatttctgaacaaagagccaggagtaacctctaagggtaaccaggtgtggccccaaataaaacaaaaaacgaCAAATAAAGTCAATGCAAGACAACAACCTGAGGAGCACAGAATTTTCTATCAGTGTGCATGAATCAGAATCCAAGTAAACTGGGTTCACTTGATTATTTAAGGAGTTAAATAACAAAGTAAAACTCAAGGCCAACATTAACTGATTTGTAACTGGGGAGGCAGAGATTAGGTCGCTCAAGCATCTAGGAAGACTTCCCTCCAAAGCCCTTCTGATTTCACGAGGCACTTTATGAGGGTACTCAGGGAGAGGTTAGAGAGTGAAAGGAAATGGAAGGCGGtaataagagaaatgaaagaataaagaaagaagagagaggataCTGAAACCTTACTAACTCTTTCAGCACTTGTGCCAACACTGGCTTCCTGGCACAGCTGCATACAGAAGGCTGTggtcacacacacatgcataatcTGGTGAAGGATGTGTTCCCCCAAATCATGCTGTTTCCCAACTCAGGGCCTTCACACAGTGGTGTCCATCTGAGAAAGGAATTTCCACCTCATGCTTAGCACCTGGTGGCTTCCTCTCTCAGAAACCCATTCTCACTGGGGCCTGAGATTTGGCTTTACAGATTTTCATCATTCTTGTCTTCTATTACCACGGTCACTCCTGGTAATACTCCACCCATCAGGCAAGAAGATCAAtctaccaggaccaaacagtcgtatgaacattgagtaaaaataaaaaatgatcagactcaaaaagaaaaaaagaaagaagcttaATATTCAGATCTGGCAATGCAGTGCTGTTCAAATCTAGAAGCCAGGGGGCCAACAGAGCCacttcagtggtgcttggggaacacTTATTGCTGGGGGCTAGTCAAAGCCGGGATCCAGTGTATGTCTGGCAGTGCATTCCAGCCCTTGGGTTCCTCAAATGCAAGTTTTGAAAGCAGGGCTTATTATTCTGTCTTCAACATAGTTTCCAGTGATTTAACACATTAAAACCTAATGGGCATGATGCAAcaagattttgttgagtgaaCAAATAAGTGACATTGAAAGATTGCCACCATATTTGAGATATCAGGCTTTACAGAGCCAGGTGATGCAGAGAAGAACATCAGAGCAGGGGCTAACTCAGGCCAATTTGGAGCTAGAAGCTAGAAGATGAGCATGAAAAAAAAGCCAGAGCAGGGCTTCTTTCACTCTTTCCACCTGCAGCCTCTTTATACCAAAGTAATGCTTACATAACTCAAACACATAAAATAGATATCCAACACAAACATTCACTGACAGAAAATTTCACGTTTGTGTTAAGTTTTTGCAACTCTATATTCAGCTATATGGCCTTTTATGGGGCTGCAATTCATAATTTAGTAAGTTAAAGGCTAGAAGGTATGATAGGAGCTGGTGTGAGATGTGGTTGGGGTGAGAGACTAAGACTTCCTACATCTTTAAACAACTTTACAAGTATTTTCATCCTAATGTGGTGTGTCATAGAAAGACATATTCTATCTGGGGGACTCCATTTTCCCAAGCAAATCTTGGGAGTGGAAGGAGGAGGATATGAACATTTCATCAATAACTataaaaagcatttaaaacaAACAGATTGTTGGAGAAATTCATGACACTGCGTCCACAAAAGTATTAGAGATGGATTATAAATGACAGTGGGAAATGTAATGAGAATTTGCACACCAGAGCAAatccaggaagaaaaataaacagaatcaaTATAAGTGGCTAAAGACAGAGTCCCTTATGAAAAACAGAATGATGAATATGATGAGCTGAACATTCAGCACATCTCCCATTCTTGTGTTAGCTTTTAAGTTTTAATACATTTCTCCAAGTTCAGCTTCTCTGAGGCAACTCAATAAGCTCACACTCCTTTGGAAATAAGAAATCAATCAAACTGAGTGATTCAGACATTGTTTTGTATTGCAGGGAAGGAAAAAGACTGGGGAAGTGAATTCTAAATGCAAATGTGTTGGGTGACTTCTATTCAACAGTGAAGTTATCCAGAAATAAACTACAAGCAAGGAAATGGTGTGAACCCTGCTGTATGCCCTTTCTGCAAATCAGTTGCAACTCTTGGTATTACAATCATTTCTAATCCATATGGACTAAAAATACATTCTTCTTGACatagaaaaacacttaaaatgaGATGCTATGTAATAGCAATAAAAGtcagagaatttatttttaagagtgaggtacaggaactggagag from Suncus etruscus isolate mSunEtr1 chromosome 18, mSunEtr1.pri.cur, whole genome shotgun sequence encodes the following:
- the SAYSD1 gene encoding SAYSvFN domain-containing protein 1; translation: MERRLAEYRKARKRTWQETEASVSGLSAQTSREKAEPAATPRPVAGWLRRFLAWKVRPRSTGPRADPAQEAVQAQLGNSSSQPSLPMPPPKPKDQSLLTKITILKVLLWLVLLGFFVELEFGLAYFVLSLFYWMYACMRSPEERKAGERSAYSVFNPGCEAIQGTLTAEHFERDLLFRPRERR